A genomic region of Leptolyngbya sp. NIES-2104 contains the following coding sequences:
- a CDS encoding ABC transporter permease: MTSIRLPRLLNATERPSLSRQMMRIGAVIVVVFIAIALLAPILSAIGLIQNPTEFLDNPPHAAPSLKYWFGTSSLGYDVFSRTLFGTQAAIQVVILATALSLIVGVPLGMVSGYRGGRLDRALLFLMDTIYTLPGLLLSVTLAFVVGRGVFNAAIALSIAYVPQYYRVVRNQTVSVKTELFIEAAQAMGASTWRVLSKYLFANVIQSVPVLFTLNAADAILTLGGLGFLGLGLPDEVPEWGHDLREALDALSTGGIWWTALFPGLAMTLMVVGLSLFGEGLNEFVDRKTR, translated from the coding sequence ATGACTTCGATCCGCCTTCCCCGCCTTCTCAATGCCACCGAACGCCCGTCACTTTCTCGTCAAATGATGCGAATCGGGGCGGTGATAGTTGTGGTTTTTATTGCGATCGCACTTCTCGCACCAATTTTGAGCGCGATCGGGCTGATTCAAAACCCGACTGAGTTCCTCGACAATCCGCCTCATGCAGCACCCAGTCTGAAGTATTGGTTTGGCACGTCTAGCTTGGGTTACGATGTCTTTTCTCGAACGTTGTTTGGGACACAAGCCGCGATTCAAGTGGTGATTCTAGCAACGGCGTTGAGCTTGATCGTGGGGGTGCCGTTGGGAATGGTGAGCGGCTATCGGGGTGGAAGACTCGATCGAGCTTTGTTGTTCTTGATGGATACGATTTACACGCTGCCGGGATTGTTGCTTTCGGTCACGCTGGCGTTTGTGGTTGGAAGAGGTGTTTTTAATGCAGCGATCGCGTTGAGTATCGCATATGTTCCTCAATACTATCGAGTCGTTCGGAATCAAACGGTCAGTGTGAAAACTGAACTATTCATCGAAGCGGCTCAAGCGATGGGGGCTTCTACGTGGCGAGTTTTATCTAAGTATTTGTTTGCAAATGTGATTCAGAGCGTACCCGTTTTGTTTACCTTGAATGCGGCAGATGCGATTTTAACCTTAGGTGGGTTGGGATTTCTGGGTCTGGGATTGCCGGATGAAGTGCCAGAATGGGGACATGATTTGAGAGAAGCACTCGACGCGCTTTCAACCGGGGGAATTTGGTGGACGGCGCTGTTTCCAGGATTGGCGATGACGTTAATGGTGGTGGGGTTGTCTTTGTTTGGGGAAGGGCTAAACGAATTTGTCGATCGTAAAACTCGTTAA
- a CDS encoding DUF2232 domain-containing protein gives MTETPKDDRRIDPTELDEDWIPDVDPEPDLEEQRPVRRRVDPDSPIVMVETAFLASAASLVWLVNTYFPMGPFLQIFFPIPIALIYLRWGSRAAWMGCAIAGLLLSVLMAPVRSIQYVMPYGFMGVLLGALWYRRVKWFVSIPLGTLLGVLGAFFRVWLVSILLGDDLWQYGTIQVTNFLDWIFSLLGLLIQPSLELVQLFVFLSIIAVNTVYLFVVHLAAWFLFDRLDNPIPRPPQWVQVIFDNE, from the coding sequence ATGACTGAAACGCCTAAAGACGATCGCCGGATCGATCCGACCGAACTCGATGAGGACTGGATTCCTGATGTTGATCCAGAGCCGGATTTAGAAGAACAGCGTCCGGTGCGTCGTCGCGTCGATCCTGATAGTCCGATCGTCATGGTGGAAACAGCCTTTCTAGCCAGTGCTGCTAGTTTAGTGTGGCTGGTGAATACTTATTTTCCGATGGGTCCGTTTCTGCAAATCTTTTTTCCGATTCCGATCGCATTGATTTATCTGCGGTGGGGTAGTCGAGCGGCGTGGATGGGATGCGCGATCGCGGGATTACTCCTCTCGGTGCTCATGGCTCCGGTTCGTAGCATCCAGTATGTGATGCCGTATGGATTCATGGGAGTGTTGCTCGGCGCGTTGTGGTATCGCCGGGTGAAATGGTTTGTTTCGATTCCACTGGGAACGTTACTTGGTGTGTTGGGTGCGTTCTTTAGAGTGTGGCTCGTTTCGATTCTGCTCGGTGATGATTTGTGGCAGTATGGCACGATTCAAGTCACGAACTTTTTAGATTGGATTTTCTCGTTATTAGGATTGCTCATTCAGCCGTCACTAGAGTTAGTTCAATTATTTGTATTTCTATCAATCATTGCGGTTAATACCGTATATCTTTTTGTGGTTCATTTAGCGGCTTGGTTCTTGTTCGATCGCTTAGATAATCCGATTCCCCGTCCGCCTCAGTGGGTGCAAGTAATCTTTGACAATGAATGA